A single window of Thiomicrorhabdus immobilis DNA harbors:
- a CDS encoding DUF302 domain-containing protein: MNAIGNLNDGAGGTFMEIWDKWVEAEGDIADATMWEVKVDEGVSLEDVIDAINAVGVNNNIKNVGELPLSEELKARGIESKIIHVMSFCNPETARKMVDFSPAMGGFLPCRVNIIEEEDGLHIYTMNMDMAIKMGKKMPPELLEATMAVRNTMWEMLEKGKTGAF, from the coding sequence ATGAACGCAATCGGCAACCTAAATGACGGTGCTGGCGGAACTTTCATGGAAATCTGGGACAAATGGGTTGAAGCTGAAGGTGACATCGCTGACGCAACCATGTGGGAAGTCAAAGTTGACGAAGGTGTTTCTTTAGAAGACGTTATTGATGCTATCAACGCGGTTGGTGTTAACAACAACATTAAAAACGTTGGTGAACTTCCTCTTTCTGAAGAATTAAAAGCTCGTGGTATTGAATCAAAAATCATTCATGTAATGTCTTTCTGTAACCCAGAAACAGCTCGTAAAATGGTTGATTTCTCTCCTGCAATGGGTGGTTTCCTACCTTGTCGTGTAAACATCATTGAAGAAGAAGATGGTCTACACATCTACACAATGAACATGGATATGGCGATCAAAATGGGTAAAAAAATGCCTCCTGAGTTGCTAGAAGCGACAATGGCTGTTCGTAACACTATGTGGGAAATGCTAGAAAAAGGTAAAACTGGCGCATTCTAA